The Rhineura floridana isolate rRhiFlo1 chromosome 10, rRhiFlo1.hap2, whole genome shotgun sequence genome includes a region encoding these proteins:
- the LOC133364823 gene encoding keratinocyte-associated protein 3-like, with protein sequence MRDFSDVRYVKNTCDHRARVKRHFLGFNQSPIMGRGSGSKAGHRAQWLAHSGISLVVLGHLTLVLGAIIHSSLLRHVAWPVHTITSEYAVANVVLVASGLLSVAAGVLPILVSRSFSHRCLSWILVVLALANVLISGACCMGLALAISPAVVNGGHHLFTGCNSSALPADARTVITNKCPFDTTRIYDTVLVLWLPSLLMAAVEASLSAWCCTASL encoded by the exons ATGCGAGATTTTTCTGATGTGCGCTATGTGAAGAATACTTGTGATCACAGAGCAAGAG TCAAGAGGCATTTCCTGGGCTTCAACCAATCTCCCATCATGGGGCGCGGCAGCGGGTCCAAGGCGGGCCACAGAGCCCAGTGGCTAGCTCACAGTGGCATCTCGCTGGTGGTCCTGGGCCACTTGACCTtggtgctgggggccatcatccacAGCTCCCTCCTGCGCCACGTGGCCTGGCCCGTGCACACCATCACCTCGGAGTACGCCGTGGCTAATGTCGTTCTGGTGGCTTCCGGGCTGTTGAGCGTTGCTGCTGGCGTCCTGCCAATCCTGGTGTCCCGGAGCTTCTCCCACCGTTGCCTGTCTTGGATCCTGGTTGTGCTGGCCCTGGCAAACGTCCTTATCTCAGGAGCCTGCTGCATGGGGCTGGCACTTGCCATCTCCCCCGCTGTTGTCAACGGTGGCCATCATCTCTTTACTGGTTGCAACAGTTCTGCCCTTCCAGCTGATGCCCGCACTGTGATAACAAACAAGTGCCCTTTTGACACTACCCGCATCTATGACACAGTActggtcctctggcttccttccttgttgatggcagcagtggaagccagtttgtctgcctggtgttgcacagcctccctc